A window of Macaca thibetana thibetana isolate TM-01 chromosome 7, ASM2454274v1, whole genome shotgun sequence genomic DNA:
AGAAGACAACTGAAGAAAGTATCTCAAGGACAGGGAGTGTCAAAaactaatagtaataataatttgagGGTAGAGACTTGACCATTGGATTTAGTTATGTGTAAGTGACCAGCAACTTCCTGACAGGACAGCAGTTTTGGTAGAGTGGGAGGCAAAAGCCTGATAGAAGTATATTCAGGACAAACTGGAGGAGAGGACTCGAAATCAAAAGAGACAGCTCTCAAGATTTGCAATTAAGATGGCTAGGGTGAATTGAACTGCAACGTATTTGTTGAAGCTGTTCCAAAGACAAGCACAATTCTCATGACAGCTGAGTTTTTGGCAAATGGCACATAAAAACCCATGGACCAGCGATTTGTAACCCTGAGAGAATCATTTGAAGATTGCTTGGGGTCCATCCCAGAGACGTAACTCGTTGGAAAGGGACCCTGGCATTGTTTAAATATAAGAAGTTTTCCTTGGGTAATTCTAATGTACATAAAGCCACAGTCCAAGACCTACTCACTGCCTTAGAGCAAAGCATAAATATGCATGCATGATGATTCCCAATCATGCTCCAAAATTATATGGCACTTCTTATGTTGGAAAATTTATTAAATGATGGCACATATTTGCTGCAAAGATGAGACATGGTATTGTGGTAAGTTTTTCTGCCAGTGTTTTGGAGATTGAGAATGTTAAATCCATCAAGATAGGAATCAACACTAGATAAtctttgcttattatttttattatttttttgtttaagacagagtttcgctcttgttgcccaggctggagtgcaacggtgcgatctcggctcaccacaaactccgcctcccaggttcaagcgattctcctgcctcagcctcctgagtaactgggattacaggcatgctccaccacacccggctaattttgtatttttagtagagatggggtttcaccatgttagccaggctggtctagaattcccgacctcaggtgatccgcccacctcggcctcccaaagtgctgggattacaggcgtgacccaccgcgcccagctgataatctttaaaaaaaagaaaagaagaaaaaaagactaaccCTACTCACCATGAACAAATGTGCTGGTTTCACTACCCTGGGGGTACAGTTACTCACAGAAGCACTTTATCTGATGACTGTACTTCCCCAAAGAAAAGCCTTCCCTTAACTGTACAAATTTTGAAATAGAATCAAATTCTAACCTTTAGGGAATCACAACTTTTACTTTAAAACTGGTATTATGaacaatttaatattaaaaaaagagacaacTTAGAAACTAGTAGcatctttaaaatcagaaaatttacATGGGGACTAAAGCTCCATGAATTACATGATTCTGtaattcagttttctgttccctATACTGgcacttttgaaaaaataaaatatctggcaTGTTTTGGTGAAAAATCTCAACAGGATTACTTCATTTCACATATAGTTGCAAATAAAATCACCTATCAAATCACTATAGGATATAGCtctatttttctcatctctgGAAGCGACTGTTTCCTAGTTATGAATCCtagaatgtttgtcccctccctAAAATCCCTGAAGCACTTACTATATTTGCTGTTCATCTCACTAAGTAATCCTGTATTCACTGTTTTTTGTATTGTGATGTGAATATGAAgtaaatgggctgggcacagtggctcacacctgtaatcccagcacttgggaggccaaggcgggtggatcacctgaggtcaggagttcgagaccagcctggctaacatggtgaaacaccatctctactaaaaatacaaaaattagccaggtgtggtggcatgcacctgtaatcccagctgcttgggaggctgaggcaggagaatcacttgaacccaggaggcagaggtttcagtgagccaagaccacatcattattctccagcctgggcaacacagtaagactctgtctcaaaaaaaaaaaaaaagaaagaaagaaaagaaaagaaaaaaatgatgatctGCTATCATACACAGGTCTCCTAgccatcaatttcttttttcttttttttttttttttttttttttttgagacagagtcttgccctgtcacccaggctggagtgcaatggcaccatatcagctcactgcaacctccgcctcctgggttcaagtgattatcctgcctcagcctcccgagtagctgggattacaggcaaacgcctccatgctcagctaatttttgtatttttcagtagagtcagggtttcacccatgttggccaggctggtctcaaactcctgaccttgtgatccacccacctcggcctcccaaagtgctgggattacaggcgtgacccactgtgcccagccgccaggctaattttttaattattcccTAGCCATCAATTTCAACTTCTTCCTCTATCCAAGAGCtaacagattaaaaaatatatttcactttttcctcTTTACCTTACCTAAAAAATGCTTTGAACTATTAAATAGCCACAAACTAGAAATAACCCACAACTTGGATAAATAGCTCCTAAATAATCAAAAAGCAGATTAAACCTGCAATCTGAAATGTAGTAATTACATTTGGAAACACTCAGTTTACTACATTAATCCTactctattttaatatttctattatcaAGGCAAAAGGCAATATAATCTTGAAAGACAGAGATGGACTGAACATTTTCTTACCAAATCCCAAAATACTAGAATTTGAAGTATCAAGAGAGATGGATCTACTTCATTCAAAAGGAATTACTACTTTGCAATACCAGTGGCAACCTCACAAACCTTGCATtacatgaaagttttttttttttttgagataagtcttgttcttgtggcccaggctggagtgcagtggcgtgatcttggctcactgcaacttctctctcccgggttcaagcgattctcctccctcagcctcccaagtagctgggattacaggcatgcacaaccagccctggctgatttttgtatttttagtagagacagggttatgccatgttgtccaggctggtcttgaattcctggcctcaaatgatctgcccgcctcggactcccaaagtgctgggagtagcATGAGCCAtcctttttaatagaaatggggtcttgccatgttgcccaggctggtcatgaactcctgggctcaggctatcctcccacctctgcctcccaaagtgctgggattacagatgtgagccaccacgaccagcctacataaagcatttataaaacaaaactgaaataattgTCTTAAATCATTGCCTCAAGactaataaaactgaaaactctCGATGATTTACCTCAGATTACTCTCTTTTTTGAGAAGCAGTATAGAATGATAAAAAAGCTGGAGATCTGAAGCTgacatcctgggttcaaatcttggctctttCACTTACTGGCTGTATGACTATGTACCAGTTATTCGTATGTGTTTCagatttcttcctctgtaaaaggATACTAGTAGCAGTATAATACCTGCCTCCCAAGACTGTTGTGAAGAATAAATGTAAATCACTCATAAACAATgcctgtggccgggcgcggtggctcaagcctgtaatcccagcactttgggaggccgagatgggcggatcacgaggtcgggagatcgagaccatcctggctaacacggtgaaaccccgtctctactaaaaaaatacaaaaaactagccgggcgaggtggcgggcgcctgtagtcccagctactcgggaggctgaggcaggagaatggcgtgaacccgggaggtggagcttgcagtgagctgagatccggccactgcactccagcctgggcgacagagcgagactccgtctcaaaaaaaaaaaaaaaaaaaaaaaaaaaaaaaaaacaatgcctGTAACATGCATACTGAAGACTTAAAAGATGCAAGTGATTTGGTCATCTGAACCTCACAGAAACAGGTATTTCAAACTGCTGCTTACTTTGAGTATTCCATGTACTGTATCAAAAGATATATCATTTCAGTAACTAGACCTTTGGAGGCAGTGAGATAAATGAGACTAATTTATCTGAAAGATCTGATCTGCTACTTTTGCATGACAAAGGTACCTGCTTTATCTTTTAAGTAAAAGCTTGCTATGAAATACTCAGCCTTCCTTTCTGCTTCAGTCAGATGTAGTGAAAAGATGAGGTTGCTAGGAAACTTTCAGATTTCTAGTAGACAAATGGAGAAGAACTTGTCAATAATATTgccatttccattcttttacatgACTGGGCAAACAGTACCCAGTGCTTAAAACATTTGTCATTTGTGAGAAGCACTATGCCTCTGTGGTTAGTAACGAAGGCATGAGAATACCTGGTTATAACCCTGGCTCTGCTACTCgctgtgacctttggcaagttacttgccttctctgcctcagtttccttatctgtgaaatctGGATAATAATAGCCATCTTATAGGGTTGTTCAGAGTTAACATGAGTTAATTTCCATAAAGCTCTTAGAATAGGGTTCAACAGAATCAGCACCAAAAAGTGTTAAATTATTAAAAGCATAAAATGTTTTCCAGTATTAATGACAtaactgtataaaaatatatcttgatctcacacagaaaagaagacattctACTGTGTCCATGTTTTAGTTATTTGTATTAGTACCAGATGTGAGGTAGTACAAATGCAAAGGAGAAGGTATACAAGGATCACATCTTCATGTAATTAACCTACTGCCTGACGACCTGACCTTGGgccagaaaagaaaatcagaaagattATGACTTGATAGCATCTTTTAGAGGGGTCTCATGCATCTGATAAGGACTGGACTAAATTACCTgttacaggctgggcgtggtggctcatgcctgttatcctagtactttgggaggctgagacggatcacttgaggtcaggagttcgagaccagcctggccaacatggtgaaaccccatctctactaaaaaatacaaaaattagccgggcatggtggcgggtgcctgtaatcccagctacttgggaggctgaggcaggagaatagtgtgaacctgggaggcggaggttgcagtgagctgagatcgcactactgtacaccagcctgggtgacagagcgagactccgtctcaaaataaataaataaataaataaataaataaataaaatacagctgggcatggtggctcatgcctgtaatcccaggcctttgggaggctgacacaggcgGATTACCTTgggtgaggagtttgagaacagcctggccaacatgctgtaaccctctctactaaaataacaaaaattagccaggcgtaggggcagtcacctgtaatcccagctactcaggaggctgaggcaagagaatctcttaaaccggggaggtagaggttgcagtaagccaaaggTTTCActgagccgagaatgcaccactgcactccatcctgggtgacagagcaaggctccgtctcaaaaaaaataataattttaattaattaattaataaccTGCTTATTTTCATTGAACACATTGTTTCCATCTTCTATTTGTAAGTTATTTCTAGCCTTTCAACATTTACCATTTAGTCTCTTCCCAAATAGTTTTCTAAACTAGTAGCAatggggcacatgttctcagggcctcctgagactgtgtcacaagccatggaaaaaaaattttttttaattaaaaatagctgggcatgggagccacgccagtaatcctagcacttagggagtgCTAGAGGGGAGgaaagcttgagcccaggagttcgagacctgcctgggcaacgtggcgagacctcattctccacaaaaaagaaaaatataaaaaataaaaccattaaaagCACTAATAAGAATTTAGCTAGCCATTACCAAGAGGAAGAACAAATTCTGCTTATCAAGACAGCCATTACCTTAATACTTTTTTTAGCAATGCCTCATAAGCTGACAGCAAGTATAAACAGCTGGCTTAGCTGCAATAGAATGAATCGGTGTTTTAAGTGTGAAGAATTTAAAGCAAGCCAAGtaattgtataaaatttaaattttatgatcATGTCTGGACCTTTTTACACTTAACACAATGGAAAtgttcatattcattttttttccccaaaggaaaAATTTCTGAATCATCACTATGTTGCACAGTAGAATAGAAATATGAATTCAGGTACTCAGTCAAGTTTCTAAAGAATGCAAATAACAGACACGATTTAACTTCCAAAATCTGAAGTCATCAACATGATTTTGTAGTACTCTATCTCAGGTTTTACCTAAAAATTCATTATTATTCAGATAAAGATAGCCCCCTGatcacatgtttttaaaaagcctctGCCCCACCACAACTTCCTGAGatctgtgaagaaactgcagTCTTGTGATCAGACTCCATATAGGACTGGCAGTTTTGTAATCGTAGGGAAAAAACGGTGACTGATTTTATGTGTCAATCAGTTGTAGTCTGCTGATCTGATTAGAAGCCTTGACAAATGCCTGGTGGCGATTGCAAATAACTGCCAAGCATATAGGGATGATACAGTAGCCCACTGTTTTGGGATCAGCTCTTGTACAAGAGTATAGGAACAAAAACATCTGTAAGTAAGGTACCAGAAAAATAATTGTCCACAACCAAAAAGGCAAGGAGAGTAATCGAGCTTTCAAGGAGTGTGTCCATGTGGTTCCTTCAAGGGGCTCCTCAGGGTGCTGTTGAATGTGTTCCAAGGCCAGCCTATTGTAAGTCTCATTGATTTCAAAAACATAGTAAAATGCTGCTGCACTTGCTAACAGATACAATCCCACTCCAATCCATCCCATCCGCTGACGGAAATTCATCATTCTCCATGCTCTGTGccttcaaattaaaaaagaaaatacaattaggGTCTTGTAGTACTGTCACCGCAACTACTCCAAATGTACTTGCTTTATCTCCAAGAATTctaggtcgggcgcggtggctcacgcctgtaatcccagcactttgggaggccgaggcgggcgaatcacgaggtcaggagattgagaccatcctggctaacatggtgaaacccgtctctactaaaaatacaaaaaattagctgggcgtggtggcgggcgcctgtagtcccagctactcgggaggctgaggcaggagaatggcgtgaacccgggaggcagagcttgcagtgagccgagatcgcgccactgcactccagcctggacgacagagcgagactccgtctcaaaaaaataaaattaaattcgaAAGCATCCCACTAACACacttaagatttaaaataattaaacgcCTATTAAGAAATGTAAAACTTACAGGTTTTGTGTAATagttacaataaaaaaacaaacaaaaacaaaataaccattGATTTCAGTATATACTGAGTTCTGCTTTTTAACGGGAATCTCAGAATAAATCACTGCATCCTACTTAAACAGGTCCATAATACCCGCCCTCCAGAAACTGGAATTAAACTAGTTTCCCACAGCACTTTTCACTTTGACAGGTGAAACACTTTCGGCTTTACAGTACTGCTTCAGATGTGAACGCGGGGTGCTACAAGTCAAGCCCCCAAGTTAAGACAGTAACTCCTAAGCACTTACAATGGTCCCGAAAATCTTCCTGTTCCCACGGCAAGCGTTAAAGAGTCATTCAGCTCTGAATAATCGGGTGGCTTTGGCATTTCAGAGAAAGCCACCATAAAATAAATCCCCTGGGTCACCCGGCTAGGAGAAAGGTGAGCGCCGCCAGCCTGGAGCACCAGCTACTAGTGATTAAGAACGGCGTGACTGCGGCGGGTCACGCGCGGCCCGGCCCCCGTCGCCGCCGCCGGAGACCCGCTATGGGGACCTGACCCGGCCGGGAGGCGTCCCCGCCACAAGGGCCTCCAGGCGGCCGGCCCCGCCCCCTGCCGCGCTGCAGCGCCGGCACGCCGCGACCAGGGTTGTGCTGACTGCGCCAGGCCCGGGCCTCGCAGCCCTGCAGCGTCGCGAGTCCAGCGCCAGTCAGCGGCCGCCGGCAGAGCCTGCCTGCAAAGCTAAGGTCCCGGATCTCACCTTCCTGTCCCGGGTGGCCAGCCCGCCCGCCGTCCCGGATGCCGCCGCAGTCGGGGCTTCCGGCTCGGGCCGGAAGCGCGCGCGCCCCGCCCCCCAGAGGCCCGCCCCCCCTCATGACGTCAGATCGCCCCCGCCCGCCGCGCAGCTTCCCCCAGCGAGACCCAAACAGCTGGAATCCGCGCTGGAGCTGGGGGTCTAGCTGCGCTGGTGGCGGCACGTCCCTTCAGGTGGGCGGCTGTCTGGGTCTGGCGACTCAGCGCTCCTCAGCCTTTCCTCCCGGTGCCCGATCGCGACTGTCATCGCCCGATCACTTCTTGCTGCGGAGAGCATCACAAGCACCTGGAGGACCGGCA
This region includes:
- the LYSET gene encoding lysosomal enzyme trafficking factor isoform X1, which produces MVAFSEMPKPPDYSELNDSLTLAVGTGRFSGPLHRAWRMMNFRQRMGWIGVGLYLLASAAAFYYVFEINETYNRLALEHIQQHPEEPLEGTTWTHSLKARLLSLPFWLWTIIFLVPYLQMFLFLYSCTRADPKTVGYCIIPICLAVICNRHQAFVKASNQISRLQLIDT
- the LYSET gene encoding lysosomal enzyme trafficking factor isoform X2; this encodes MMNFRQRMGWIGVGLYLLASAAAFYYVFEINETYNRLALEHIQQHPEEPLEGTTWTHSLKARLLSLPFWLWTIIFLVPYLQMFLFLYSCTRADPKTVGYCIIPICLAVICNRHQAFVKASNQISRLQLIDT